A window of Daucus carota subsp. sativus chromosome 2, DH1 v3.0, whole genome shotgun sequence genomic DNA:
aaaaaaaataaactgcCACTGCTATCGTCTATGATTATGGGGCTGTTTGTCTGTATACATCTTGGCCTAGCTGGAGGAAGCTGCTGTATATTTCTGTATTTTCATATTTGGTCCCTTTTTTTCTTCTCAATTACACTGCTGCCCCTCATTTATCACATGTACTCAATAATCAATGTCAATCTGTCCCCTGTTTTACCTACgggtatataatttattttaaaataaaattttaatatttaaatatttttgaaagaagaaaacttttaaaattaaattataaaatcttatttatatatatcttaaaatacatgCCAAACAATcgcaaaatttgtaaaaaaatagaagatacggaaggagtatataatatattattaaaagaataattttaaataaaaaataatatgtatatggtATATAgttaattgaaaatatattttcagaaattagaTTAGAATTTCTTAGAATATGACAGAAAAAATGATGACATCTCAATCAAATGtggaaattataaattatatcttaaatttaAGATGTTATcatttatttagtattttttttcagattAAACTTCGCACTCTCACCTTATTTTGGCATGCGAAAACTCCTTTTGTTTCttaatattatacaatataaaatacaaGCCTctcataaattttcttttaattatttattgcgATTGAGAAAATAACTCGTTCATATTATTATCGTTGTTTTCTGATATTTCAATTTCTGAGATTCATAAATTGTTATTCAAGTCGGTTGTACAAACGAGTGTGTTAAAAAAAGAATGTTGAACGGTGAGGAGTGACGGAGCTGGAAGGGGGGCTACTAGAATTTTCacgggagagggagagagagtttAGAGAGAGGGGgcgagaggggagagagagtcTAGTTTAGAGAGAGGGGGCGAGAGCGAGCGAGCAAGAAAGACTGAAACGATCTCTTCTTTCTTCCAGGTTCACATCACGCCTGTAAGTATGATCCATTCTATGTCTTGTTTAAAGCTGTCTGCTCTTCTTATTATCTGCTTTGCAATTTCGTAGCTTTTTTACTAGatgctttttaatattttactacACGGTGAATTCCTTCAATTTTATTATGAGTATTTTTGGACCTTTGATGTTCTTTAATATAATGCTTAAACATATTCAGTCTCTGATCACCATGTGAATTATCTTCTGATGAGAATCTGTTACACGATTGTTTGTAATGTGTTGAAGATTTGTGTTCTTATGTAATTTAGGATATGTGTTGGCATGTGTTAGAATAGTAGATGGATGCATATATAATGATTTAGTGTTCGTAGTTCTTAGAGAGACTTGATTTTACCTCGTATTATCTGTTTGTTAGCATTAAGTTTGTGGCTGATGCTCAAGACTTTTCAGTAGCATGTGTGTGGAGAGTGGAGTTATCATACTCATGCTTGCCTAATTTATTTTTGCCCAAAGAGGCTGTTTACGGGGTCTGAACTCGTGGCCTGATGGATAAAAGTTATTCAATTTCGTCTATCTTGTGCAGGATGTCTATGTGTAAATGGCTGAGATTTTAAAGCTGCAATTTATGAGAACTTTTGTGTTTTTGCATACTTCTCTTGTCCATAAACTATAGGATTCAGTTTAAACTAAGTGCTAACTGCTAATATCTACTGTTGTTCTAGAATTTAGGTGTCAAAAAGACTTGATCTTTGGATCTTGTTATCTGTTTGtctgtatgtgtatgtgtgtaaaGGCTGAAACTCAGAGTGCATTGATGAGTATAATGTTTTTGAGCATTTTTTAAATCCATGAGGTTTAGAATATAAGTTGGGACTGAACTTAATATAAGCATCTATACATTTTCTTAGGTACTTAAGTATGATTTTAGATCTTGTTTCGTACATGATATATTCGATCCAAGTGCTAATTGTGTTGCAGTCTCTTGAACCGGTTTATATGTAAGATATTGGATGAAGTCATgtcaataaaatttcttatttgAGCTTCATAATAGTAGCAGGCACTGTTTACCTAATCGATCAAGATTGCCTCTTTGCTGCAATGTGGGGCTTTATCTCAAAGGCCATTGGAAGCGCAGGATTCAAGAAGAGCTCTACAGAACAAGGTCGAGCTAGTTTAGAATCTTCAGATGATGAGACCTGCTCAAATGACAGTTCAGAAGAGGGCATGGAATGCCCAATATGCTGGGAATCGTTTAATATTGTGGAGAATGTTCCATATGTCTTATGGTGTGGTCACACACTCTGCAAAAATTGCCTCCTAGGGCTTCAGTTGGCTTCGTTTGAAGTCGCCGATCAGAAAGTCCGGATTCCGTTTTTTATTTCGTGCCCTTGGTGCCATCTGTTAACTTTGCGACTGCTTTACAAGGGGAACCTCAAGTTTCCTTCTAAGAATTACTTTATCCTTTGGATGTTAGAGAACTTGAATAATGACAGGATGAAGTCCGCTTCCTTTGCTGCTGAGGATCATCAAGTGGGTTGCTCCTCAAGAAGCACAGCATCTACTGGAAGTCATTCTGCAAGTATTAATACCAGAAGACCTCTATGCTTGGGACAGTCTGGGTCAAACAATAATGGCCGTAATGGCATCGCTAGGTTTCTAGGTCTGGAGAGGCCTCGTAACTTTCCTAAACCCTTAGATTTCTTCATCCGCTTAATTTTAAAGATGTTCTTCATTATCCTGCTCCTCGCAATTGTTCTTTTTGCAATACCCTGCAGCTTTGTCATCCTGGCTGTGTATTTGCTAGTTACAGTTCTATTTGCAGTCCCATCTTTCCTGGTATTGTACTTCGCATATCCTGTCTTGGATTGGCTGACAAGAGAATTTGCCATGTGAAATGTTCCTTTGTATAGTTATAGATATGTATCCTAGACTCTGAGACTTCTGTGATGTTATACTTGAATAAACTTTGCTTCTAcaaagtatatatttaaaatggtGGCTTCCTTTTTTAGTTAGCTTCGATGTTGTTATATGTGTGTATCTTCATCGTTGTTTCCAAATTAATGTGTGGATAAAGTTTTAGGCCTATGCTTGATTATATGAATGGTGTTACCTAGTATCAGTGGTGTTATATCGGAAAAAGTAACTCATGGCAAGAAGTTGTTTTCCCGTTATTCTTGTCACATAAAGCACAAAATACATACAAGAATATAAAATACTGTAACTGACAACATAATTTTCAAACTATTAGAAATTTGTAATATGAACAAGTTCAGCCTTGTTAGACATTCTTGCACTTATTTCAGTCAGAAGCAGAAACATGAAGCTGGATATTTCCCTGTTGTTCGAATTTTGTTTGCTTTCTCTTTCACTTGAACCTCTTCATGTCTTCGATTTTCATCTGCCTTGGCTCTTGCTCCACCTGCGATCTGATTTATCATGGCCATTTTGCTTCGGTACTTCTGCATTGCTTTTGCTCGTTTCTTCTCCAGATCACTCTGCAATTTAAGTAGGTTGTCAGTTTATAAAATCATATCCTTACATTTTAATTTCAGAATAGTATATGATATAAAGGCGGAACCTCTATCTTATCCATCTTGCGCTTGGCTGCTGTTTTCTTCTTAGATTCCCACTCAAAAATCTTTGCATTCAACTTTTCATAcctgaaaaatatttttgttaataagATTATGATAGACGTATCAACTAAAAGGTAAAAAGTAGCTGAATAAATGGATTTTAATCGAAGTTGCATACCGTTCAGTAATTTTAGCCATCTCAGCTTTTTCCCAGGCATCTGCCTTGGTGTTTTCCATGCCAGGTTTAGCTGAACTTTGTCCTTTGGTATCAGTTGGCGGGAATGTGGCTGGTTTGGTATTTTGATGATCAGACTTCGGAAAAGTAGATTCAGGTTTTCCAATCCCAGTGCTGTTCAAGTTCTTCTCAGGAAAAGTTGGAGTCTTTTTTATCCTTGGAGCAGAAACATCTGTCCTTTTGGGTTCTGTAGTTTTGAATTCAACAGCATCAATGCTGTTAAATTGCTCATCTGCACTAGTAGGAATTCTTTTGAAAGATGGTACTGGAGCTGTGACTTCTTTTGgtatatttatatctgtagATGT
This region includes:
- the LOC108206755 gene encoding uncharacterized protein LOC108206755 — protein: MWGFISKAIGSAGFKKSSTEQGRASLESSDDETCSNDSSEEGMECPICWESFNIVENVPYVLWCGHTLCKNCLLGLQLASFEVADQKVRIPFFISCPWCHLLTLRLLYKGNLKFPSKNYFILWMLENLNNDRMKSASFAAEDHQVGCSSRSTASTGSHSASINTRRPLCLGQSGSNNNGRNGIARFLGLERPRNFPKPLDFFIRLILKMFFIILLLAIVLFAIPCSFVILAVYLLVTVLFAVPSFLVLYFAYPVLDWLTREFAM
- the LOC108208204 gene encoding uncharacterized protein LOC108208204 isoform X1, with the translated sequence METLIKQMRAKYSGVQQRNRDNPGRVRFSDVELEKGDAESTRDRRIPPQKTQSFKGDKKKSWLNRQFSGQMNQEYNFSDSAEYPAAVAAAAYAIKTIEDLGIEAQKRENAASKTLKKIRSKSEDKFPNVTEPRADPRKVSDEVQEKRVPITTSTDINIPKEVTAPVPSFKRIPTSADEQFNSIDAVEFKTTEPKRTDVSAPRIKKTPTFPEKNLNSTGIGKPESTFPKSDHQNTKPATFPPTDTKGQSSAKPGMENTKADAWEKAEMAKITERYEKLNAKIFEWESKKKTAAKRKMDKIESDLEKKRAKAMQKYRSKMAMINQIAGGARAKADENRRHEEVQVKEKANKIRTTGKYPASCFCF
- the LOC108208204 gene encoding uncharacterized protein LOC108208204 isoform X2, translating into MMNIVRAKYSGVQQRNRDNPGRVRFSDVELEKGDAESTRDRRIPPQKTQSFKGDKKKSWLNRQFSGQMNQEYNFSDSAEYPAAVAAAAYAIKTIEDLGIEAQKRENAASKTLKKIRSKSEDKFPNVTEPRADPRKVSDEVQEKRVPITTSTDINIPKEVTAPVPSFKRIPTSADEQFNSIDAVEFKTTEPKRTDVSAPRIKKTPTFPEKNLNSTGIGKPESTFPKSDHQNTKPATFPPTDTKGQSSAKPGMENTKADAWEKAEMAKITERYEKLNAKIFEWESKKKTAAKRKMDKIESDLEKKRAKAMQKYRSKMAMINQIAGGARAKADENRRHEEVQVKEKANKIRTTGKYPASCFCF